GATAACCACAGATAGGAAAAAATAAATCAGTTGAAAATAACTTTTTCCTGTGGATCCACCTAATAACTGTATAAAGTGAAAGACAGAAGCCGAAAGTTTTGTAAAAACAGCACTTTTCCAGAAACGCAGGGCATCCGACTTTAAACTTGGTTAAAAACGGGTTTCAGCCAAGTTTTTGAACATTAATAAACAAAGGACACATGAGAAGGATTTCGGCGGAACAGATAAAGTTACTATAGATTTCAGAATACTATCTCTGTGATAAATACTGAATAGTAGCTTACATCATATTGTTCAGATATGTTTCTTGGTCTAGTgaccctttttgacacaaaaataatTGAGGTCCAAGCCCATCTGATATTCTGAATTTACATTCTTCATAAAACAGTATCCCAGAACTATATGAGTTGAAGGCTAGAGTTGTTAATACCAGGAGGTTCTGTCACTAGTTCATTTTTACCGATATTCAGTAGCAGTCTTCAGATATTTGTGACCTATGGAAGTTAAGAGCACGAGCGCATTCAAAAAGGTCGGTCTTTATAAGGATAATTTGCAGAATTATTCTATAATGAGGGTCAGAAAGGATAGAATTACCAGAGACTCTGCATAACAAGTTTGTAACTCTGAACTTAAGTTGAAATAGATCCTTAGGACTGGAATTTGGCAGCAACAGATTCTTATCAGGAATGTGTTCTGGGTTTTAAGAAGCTATTTAATTTAGTCTCAAAGTTCAGCTTTTTATGTGCATCTGTTTCTATTTTAGCTCTATATATTTTTGAAGTATCTGTTTGGGTCTGTTACCTAAGCTCCAAATTATAAACCATACTTTAGATGCTAATTTAGGTACACTGTTAGATATAATATCTACAAAAGCAAACAATGAGATGTTGAAATCAAAGCAGCAATGTGTTAAGATTATTTTGCATCATGAGCTGGATTGTGCCTTACACTAAGAAATGCTACCAGGTTGTTGACAGGCCCTAGCTGGTGAAGGCAGAAGGCTTTCTGGTAAATTAAACAACTACAACAGCTGCTATCatgagaaacacacccattcaGAAATATGTGAAGAAATGTTATTGAAGGATGATGATTCTGCTCTTTTACCTTTGtgggttgaagttgaaaagtctTTCGTTGTTCCCTTTACATTTCCGGAGGCTTTAACTCTGTCAAATAAACCAACATCTATCTCCCTACCTATTTTGAACAACTCCTGTAGAATTCTGCAGCCTACTTTTGCCTCATACAACGAAGAGTGGGTGCAGTTCCTAAATTtgtcaatttggtacaataagctCATTAAGTTGAATAATAAAACCATCTATTGGAAATGGTGGCATttgaaggggttaagatgggtgcatcaattatttgaaaatgattcccctttttcttttgtacatGCATAATTTCTTTTTTCGTTTCCATCCTCTTTTCATAAAAAATATGCCACTCTAATTCACGTTATAGATAGTTTATATCAATCTTTtccagttcagcaagcaccttcggCCCGTCCTCTTCCAATTAAAAATCTGTTATTACAATCTGCATCAGCTTCTTGTCTTTATCAAACTATTACAGCTCTTCCTGGATATAGACCTAAATCAGCATTAGAAATGCAATAGGAGAAAGATTTGGAtatttcactttcaccttctttATGAAATAAAGTGTGTATTAAAATACGAAAGACCTTTtgagcagctaatgcaattcaaactttatttttttataaataatagGTCATTAATTATACCTTGTTCTTTACATAAAATTAATTCTAACCTTTCGTCCTCTTGTTGGTCCTGTAATAAGCCAGTCTCCAGACttaaacacatgctttttgaatgTCCATATACATTTTGGGTTCAAGTATGGAGTCAAATTGATACTATTTTTAACTTTCAAATTGCGTTAACCTTtgcaaataaatatttaggtagccTTGCAGCTGATTGGTTTCATTTTCCCAAAAAATCTATTTTAATCTTGGATTTATTGTTGGCTGTTGCTTTCCAACAAATTACGAAAAATTGGAAGGATTTGTCTCAATTATCCATTCAGGATTGGTGGTATGGTGTATGTTATAATCATAGGGtggatagagcttatgtttcccccgtatcccttgctattaaaagagacatgttatggttacccattacaaattacctaaactctttggcttattctTCGTGCAATCATTTCCTAGAGGAATGAGGAGGTCTCTAAACCACCATGAATTGTGTTTCTTTCCCTATTTTATTGTTCTTACTTATATTTATCTCTCTCTCataatatttttaatatatgcatatatacttatGATTTAAAGTTTTAATATATTTAGTGTACTCTTCAAATACGTGTTTCTCATGAAATTGAACTGCTATTGTATTATTTCATTCCTGTTATCAaatgaatttatactttttgtatattgtattatttttcaataaactttctctttaaacttaaaaaaaagaaatatgtgaaGAAGCAACCACACGTTCAGTGCCTACTTTTGATATCACTCCTTAAGCTAGAGCAGATGTCTAGGCAGAAGATGTTGCCTATCTCAGCCTGTTTTCCTAAAGACTCTTTTGTGGGCCCTTTCTTCTTCCCTTCTCCCGTCCACCCTTACCAAATGTGAGTTTGCTGCTGTAGTTTGCTGTCTAAGAAAATGATAGAACTTCCCTTAATAGAGAAGGAAAAGCACTTATTTGCTTACCTATAATTTAAGTTTACAGTAATAGAAATTTTCTGAACTCATAAACAATTAAACATTCGATTTCAGGGATTGACAGCTACTTTGATCAATCTATGACATAAATGACATAAAAATAATTGCCTAAATAAACCTTTAGAGCATGGAAGGGGAAGTGAAGCTTCTTGAAACTCTAAAGGAACTAGTCAGATTTTCTCTCCATGTTAAAAGGATCACCTGAGGATGCATTGCTCTTCTGATGGTTTGTAGAAGACAATAGTAGAAGTAGAATTTACATTAAGAAGCATCTCAGCGCATGATGTTGGAAAGGAGATTAACAAGATCTGATGAACGTTGCCTAACATAAAGGACCTTATGTCAATACTAGGAACAAGGAGAGAATGAAAGTACAGGGTGTGCCTGCAAGCACTTTTGGGCTAATACAgggggattttgtttttaaaatatatatttttctttgctaaatataatttacaatctTGATTTACAGTGGACTTAATAAAAAAGACAGACAATAGTACCTCACGTAGGTTGTGCAGAGACATTCAACTATTTAATATTAATTGATAAATATACTCCAGATGGATTAATAAGCTTACAAGCAACCATTCAACGACCTTTTTTTGGATGTGAACGTGGTTTATTAATCTTTCTATACCTTGTATTGATTTCTGTAAACATTAAACAAATAATTCAAATGTAAATGATTCCATTATATTTTCATCCAAATTCATTGCTGTCCCTGGAATCCTTTCCCCAGTTTTCTCAACGCCTCTTTCACATCATTATTTCTGACACTGTAAACAAATGGGTTGAGCATTGGGATCACCATGGTGTATATTACACTTATGCCCATGTCCTTCTCCGGGGAGTAGGCTGACGATGGCCGAATGTATGTAAAAAGCACTGGTCCATAATTCAGGACCACACAGGTGAGGTGGGAAAAACAGGTGGAAAATGCTTTCTTTCTTCCATCAGAGGACTTGATTTTCACAATCACTACGGCAATTAGAACATAGGAAATAAGATTACACAACAGTGGGGTTAGCAAAATTACAGTTGTCTCGGTGAAGAGTACAAGCTCGTTAATGGATGTGTCTGAGCACGATAGCTTCAGAAGAGGTGGGAGATCACAGAAGTAGTGGTGCATTTCCTTTGCATCACAATAGAGTAACTTGGAGGCCAAGACACTGTGCACTAATGCATGAAGTGAGACAATCACCCAGGCACAGAGCAGCAGTGCCATACAAACCGTTTTCCTCATCACCCGTGGATAATGCAGAGGGTGACAAATTGCCATGAATCGGTCAAACCCCATGATACCCAAAAGGAAACTGTCCATGTTGGTGAACGCTATAAAAAAATGCAACTGGGTGATGCACAAAGGGAAGGAAATGGCTTTTGTCACTGACCATAGGTCCACCAACAGCTTGGGAACTATTAAAGATGTGAAACAGATGTCCACCAAGGCCAGGATGCTCAGAAAGAAGTACATGGGTGTGTGAAGTCTAGAATCCGTTACTATAACAATGAAGATTGTCAGATTTCCGATCAAGATGAGGATATATACAACAAGGAAGACAAAAAATAGAATAAGCTGTTGATCTGGATAACTGGAAAAGCCCAGGAAGATAAATTCTTTGACAACACTCGTGTTTCctctctccattttgaaatgtatcTGGAATTAACAATGAGAGTATTTTATATATAGACCAACTGCAGTATGCCTCCTTAGACAGAAAATGTTTCACACTCATATCTTCTCTATTTTCTATCGAATACATACTCAGATATCAATAAACTCAGtcttaatttttcatttttcccaCTTCAGATCTCTAGCATCTGGTAATTAGCAAGGATAGAGTGAAGCACTCTTGGTGACTACCGTGTGTATTCCAATATGAGAGCACAGAAGAACAGACACAGATGTCAATTTCCCATAATTTAGGAAGTCCTTGAAGGCACATCTCTTCCAACGGGCTTTAACATGCTCCCCCTTATAATTAGAATCAGAATCAGATTTGCGGTCCAATGCTTAACTGTATTATTAATATCACTTATTAAAATTTCTATGTCTgtctttttctatttctttctcccattttctaaagtgattgATAAGCAGCAGAGCAATCATAAGAATGGCATTGTTATGGAAATTATTAATTTGGAAAATATTCTGAACAATATCACACATAGAGAATACGTCAGCATTCATCTAAAAGTAATGGCCCTTAGTAGGGCTATTAAAGAAAGTAATTGTGACCTGTAGTTACAGAAAGTTGTCTAATTATTATCTGGATTGTTCGATACATATCAGAGGTACTGGAAATGAAACTAAGGCAGTAGAAGATTATTAAGTCAGACAGCCAATAAAATCCTTTCTATAATGGCTGCTAAACATTTGGGGCTAAACTCAGAAATGGACTTATGACTCGTAAAGTTTTGAGTGTTGAGTCTCCTCACTCATAGCGTAAACTTCACAATCTAGAGGAATTTCCTCACTGCAGTGTTCAGTTTCCGAGATTCTGCCCTGCGTGTGGAGATTCCACCATAAGTGAGACTCCGCACACGTAACTTTATGAGTCATAAGTTCCTTTATGGATCAGGTCCTTCGCCTTTCACTTGCCCTTTACTGTGGCGTAAAGCAAAAATATGTCATCCTGCAGAATGTGATGGGTGCCCCCTGAAGCTCCCATGTCTCAAAGAAGGTTTAGTCCCCCAGCatcgcaggggctgcaggggcctggatTACGCCTGTAGCAATATATCTGTTTGATGTGGACTCACTAAGGGCAAGTATTATTAATAATTTGTGATTCTGGGAGCCAGCAACCACCCTCACTACACACTTTTGTCAGAACTTTAAGACTCAGTCCAAAACTTTTCATAGCCACCAAGGACCCCTAACCACAACAGATGAAAACAACACTTGTAGGCAAAATGTTTACACAGAAACACAAGATAACTTGGCCAATGAAAGAAGCAACAATGAGCTTTACACTTGACTTGGGTATCTCATTACTCTGAGTATTAGAAAAGGTGGGATTGAACATTTCACCTTGTACTGTGGTGACTGTTGAGGCTGCAGTGATTTTAGCAGGGATTTTCCTTCAAGAATTGAGTATTATGTTCTTTATCTGGGTATTATTTTTGATTCTAGTTTCTCTCATCCTGTCTGCATATTTACAGAATGTCATAGCTCTGATGCTTAAACATTTACAGAATGAAACAAAAGAGTGATTGTTTGAGTTGGATTCAACCACTGGCAGGATGTAGTGGAGACTTCACTTGCCTTGAAAGGCCTCTTGAACATAAGTGGTAACTCCAGCTTTGGTTTTTGTTGATACCACTTAGGTATTGTGATGTGTTGGTCCTGGTACACTTTAGACTACCAGGACTCAAGTGTTCAAGTCGCCTTGCAATCAGCATCCTCTCCCATATGGGTCATGACGGAATACCTGTGCCATTGGCCATCAGCCTGGTATACTTAGAGGCCAGTGTAATTGGATGTTCTAGATGCTACCAACACTCTGTTCCTCTGCTCCCTTCAGGTCATGGCATCCCTCAGTCCTTTCCTGAGCCCACGTGTAGTAGGGCCATCCCTCATTGCCAGTTGACAGTATCCCAGTTATCACTTTGCCCCGTGAGTACATGTAACTGGATGTGAGGCACTACTGTCATTTTCACCCCCCAGGGCCTGTGCCATTCTCATGATCATGCAAGGCACTCTCTACACTAACGCCCATATCCATGAAGCTCATCTCCGGAGATAGAGATGTAG
This portion of the Pleurodeles waltl isolate 20211129_DDA chromosome 12, aPleWal1.hap1.20221129, whole genome shotgun sequence genome encodes:
- the LOC138267066 gene encoding olfactory receptor 1f45-like yields the protein MERGNTSVVKEFIFLGFSSYPDQQLILFFVFLVVYILILIGNLTIFIVIVTDSRLHTPMYFFLSILALVDICFTSLIVPKLLVDLWSVTKAISFPLCITQLHFFIAFTNMDSFLLGIMGFDRFMAICHPLHYPRVMRKTVCMALLLCAWVIVSLHALVHSVLASKLLYCDAKEMHHYFCDLPPLLKLSCSDTSINELVLFTETTVILLTPLLCNLISYVLIAVVIVKIKSSDGRKKAFSTCFSHLTCVVLNYGPVLFTYIRPSSAYSPEKDMGISVIYTMVIPMLNPFVYSVRNNDVKEALRKLGKGFQGQQ